cttgctatgtacgtgtctgaggaccaccgagactgggacattaacttgccttttgtgaccttcgcctacaactcttctcgtcacgacacagctggctattcacctttttatctactgtttggctacgacccaccattacctatggacaccatacttcatgctcacgcagacacatcctctgcctatgctcgtgatgctcttgcccgtgctgacatcgcccgtcaggttgcccgcgatcgcttgtcggcttcacaggtcaaacaaaaatgtctctatgaccgccgacaccgggaggtgaacttccctccaggatcgctcgtcttgctgtggttcccgtcacgtcgcgttggcctatgcgaaaaactcctctcccgttatgctggcccttaccgcgtcgtacgcaaagtcactaatgtgacctatgaaatcgctccgctaaatcctacgtcggcctctgcaacaatcgcgagtgacatagtccatgtctcgcgtctaaaaccgtaccactctcaggcccgggccctaattgcaccgggacggtgcttctgccgccggcgggtaatgtcacgagcggcgatcctgtggtcggtgcttggacgatgacgacgacgacgggtggtttttctggtgtgcacgcgctcccctgaacgattgctgcagcgttgtgcgccttaccctgtaaatatatccattgtatatatattctccccgtaacaatattgacaCCTCGCGGTGTCCCACAAAAGGCTCCATTGGGGCGGCCAAAGATGTCCTTCCAAGCAGCTATCAACGTCACGAACGCCATATTAGCATAATGTGACTCTTCTGGCTCGCAGAAAAGTCCGAATTTGCTCACGACTAAACCCTACGCGTGCCGACCCAGGCTAGACTTGTTCGTAACACGGTCCCAACCTTGCCTAAGGTTGATAAAAATCAGGATCCTGGGTTTGCACATCCCATCTAACCTAGACGCGCGTTTTAACACTGAAACTCCTCGATAANNNNNNNNNNNNNNNNNNNNNNNNNNNNNNNNNNNNNNNNNNNNNNNNNNNNNNNNNNNNNNNNNNNNNNNNNNNNNNNNNNNNNNNNNNNNNNNNNNNNaaaccgccgtacaatttgaatcgataaacggcacgaactgcaatcgataccagtgggctgctgctgatcacacgtgagtgaggcctcaaaacctttattcaagtaacaaagcaaggaatttaataacagaagtcaaataaaaacaatacactacttattttgtaaacaaatgacaccgtaactgtgtttgtcggttattatatgtacgtTAATAGATGAAATACTGAGCcctgttgagcgcccctagcagaaaaaacacaaactaaagtatgcgaccaaattacagtagctccacttgcgcgcttatgctggaacgcgccgcggttgatttttcgccctctatggccatttggtgaactcgagagtttccggggcctgacgTTAGAGTGACTCTACCAACGTTAGTGCTGAAGGTGGCAAATTCAAAATTTGATCTTGACAAACCAGAGAAGTAACAGTTCAAATAATTATACTAAACGATCTGGACCATAAAAAGCGGCATTTCTGCTAAGCTTGAGCAATAACAGATTAAGCGAAATATGCACGTTGCATGCATGGCAACCTCAGCAATCAAtaaaaactaatctcgaaggttGTGCTTTGTCGTACTGCAGACGCCGAAAGCGATCAAGAAACGTCATAGCCGCCGTGTTTCAATGAACAACGCTCACTGCTAGTGGCGCAGACGTAAGCAACTAtgcgtctttaaaaaaaaaagaaataaacaaactGAATGTAATTTTTCTGCACAACTTTAACAGAAATAGAGCAGCGATAAGTGTGAAATTTCTTTTTAACACATCTCCATTGTCATCAGTATCATTTCGCTGTCGCGCCAAAATGTTGAAGGGACAAACGCAACGAACGTTCTATTCTATGGCTACACTGGCTACACTCTATGCCGGTACGATGAAAGTTTAGAATGATGTGGGCTACCATATGCGCTAATTTTGACGGTGAAACCACAGTCTTTGGTCAACGCAATGAGGAGAAAGCTGGATCTCAACTATACGAGGTCCGTACGCAGTTTACAATTTGTGCGGACTCGCCAGGCGTCGCAGTGAACCCAGCTGTCAAGGGCGTTGTTTCGCAGAAGCATCTTGCGGTTGCGATTGACGATGTTGTCAACGTATTCAAGCATGGTAGCTTCCTCTTCTCTACGCGTTTCGACGCTGCCGTCGATGCCGTCGCTTTGTGCAGCGACGTGCTGGATGGACTTCTCATTGTTGCGGAAAGAAGTGCCAACCTCCACATATTCACCGTCGAGTCTGCACAGTCCATCGTCAAGCTACCAGTTCCTAGCACGGAAAATGACGATACCGCTGCGCTATTTCGTTCCGTGGACGTGAAGAAGAACGGTGACAGCTACACCGTGTGCGTGCTAACGGGACACCATGTCATAACAGCCACAATCAGCAACGCCGTGATCGCGCAGCTCGCATCAGCGGACCAGCCAGACTTGTCGCCGCTCCATATCCGTATTGTCGACGTTAACCAACACCCGGGACGAAATGATTTTATGCTTTCTTTGGTGTCAATGGCTAGCGCCTGTGTGTTGGATGACGATTTGTTGGTCACTGGTGGACAAGGAGCTGTTTGCTGCATTCCCATGGACGCCAACAGTTCGGCTTATCGCATCCTTAATGACATTGCTGGCGAACAGGTTCGTAAAATGGTTGTAGTAGACAGCCTCTGCACTCTGCTTACTCTCACTGAAGGCAGCCGTCTCGTCACCATCTGCTTGAAGACATTCCTTATCAAAGAAATTTGGTCAGAAAAGACTGTTGCGGACTTTGTTTTCTGCGAAGAAGCCGCCTCCAAAACCGAGCGTGGACCTGAGCTAGAATGCAGAATAGCGGTGCTCACAGCTATTTCTGAAACTTCAACCAGAAGACTAGAGATCTACAGCTTCCCTGACTTTTCCATGCTGTATGCATTGGAAGTTAACGAGACCTGCCACATGATGGCATTTTGTGACTCTTTAGAAAATTTCTGGATAGTTGAAGGCTTTAGTGATAATGAAGAAACTTTAACTGAGCTTAGAGTTCGGACGATCAGCGAGGCACTCCCAGAAAATCATTTGATGAAATTGATCAACAAAAACAAGTTTGCAGAGGCTGAAGAATTTGCAAAGCTGTTGAACCTCTCTGTTGAAGAAGTACACTGGCACCACCTTCTGTACATCCTCAAGAATCTGAGTACCACGCTGACAGATGCATCGATGGATGAAGAGGATGAACTTAAACTGGTACATGAAGTTTTCAACTTGGTGAAGATGCTTCCGGATGCCCTACAAGCAGCTAGGTGCTGCATTGAGACACCTGTTGCCTCACCTACTGTTGCATCTAAGCTGTTACTCTTCTTGCAAGGACATGTATCGTCTGCAGAAGATTGTGACATTGAGGAGCGTGATAGTTTATCTGCTCAGATTATGTTGCTACTGAACAGAGCTACCACATTCAGATTTCTGTGTGACAGTGACTTTAAAAGTGACTGGTTTGCATTTTCACAAGCTGACCTCATCCAGGAAATTTGTGTCCTTTTCAGAGATGATCACATGCCTGCAGGATTTTTCATTTGGGAGCGCCATCAGGATGAGTTCTTGGGAGGCTTGAGCTGTGATGTTGTAGAGAATCTTTTAGATGCCATTCCAATGACCGCGGAGCTCTCCTCCCTTTTACAGTGGCTTAAAGGCAGCTTTCTGCCTCTAATGTTTGAGTCATTGCCTGAGAGCCTTGAATGCATCTGCCAGTGGATTGTAGATAGAGTTCTGCGGATGGAAGTCAGCAATAAGTCGCTCTGGCCCTCTGGAGCCTTGGGACTTGTAAAGGTTGTCTTGGATCATTTTCAAATGACCAGCGCAATGGCAGACTGTTTGCCATTGAAAACTTGGCTGGTCGTGCATGGTGCGCCAAAAAGAATAAGGGACAAGACAAGTGCATTGAGCAAGCTGTACCGTCTCTCCTTGGATCTCCAGAACCTTGAAGTTCTGTGGAGCAAATACAAGTGTTGTCTCACCCTGCAAGAGCTGCAAAACACTGACAAGCAGGAGGTGGCATTTGCAATCCTCGATGAAGCCATTACAAAGCAGCAAGTTACATCACTCGTGCAAGGATTTCTGATACAATTTGTTGAAACCAGTGGGTTGGACATTTCAAATGTGCTGCAGTCCTATGTTGACCAAGTGCTTTGCTACAAAGGTGCCAGTTTGATGCATGATGAGCTTCTGGAAGACAAGATGGTTGCCTTAGCAGCACTTATTGACCACCCTCATTGTTGGCTTGTGGCTGTGAAGAAGATCCTCAGCCATGCACATGTGCCATGGAGTGAAAGTATTGAAGGGCTTGCAGATCATGGTTCCTTGCTGAGAGGCTCAGCTGCCAGAGAGATTGACTACGAGAGGAAGCGAATGCAGGCTAAAACAATTCTGTTGAGCTATGATGTCAACTTGTTCCGATCAATGACACTCAGCAATACTAGTACGCTGGTAAGATGCATTTTGCTTTCTGAAAAGCAAGAAGCGTTGCAGGATGCTCTCACTGTCGCCAAGAACTTAGGTGACATGTCGGAAATTGATGTCTTTTTGCTTTACCTGCAAATGGCTTATGTAAAAGCTGACATTGATAGATTTGCTGAGGTCTTGCAGAGTGTCCCACAGGAGCTATTCCTTGAAGTTGCTCCCAGACTGTCAGCATTTGCAGAGCTCCTCTTGAAACGTCACAATATATACTCGAAGGTGAAAACTGCTGGCCTTATGGAATGCTGGCAATACTTACTGAGTGTCTTGCAGCAGACTTCAAGTGCTAGTGCCTTCGATTATGATACACTGCACCGTCAGGTGCGCCAGGGAATGGTGCTGAGAAGGGACTTTGGCATCACTGTTTCTGCCGCTGAGCTCTGTTGTGAAAGTGACAAGCATGAAGTCTTGAAGCAAGGCTTCCAGAAAGTCTTGTTGAGTGAACCCGCACAAGGGCAAGACACATGTAAGAATATCTGTAGAAAGGCGCTTTACCTTGCTGGAGTCTTGAAACTTGATTCGCAGTCTGCCATAGAGGTCATGCTCACTTTGGTGCTTGAGCTTAAACGAGATGACATGGTGGACTCACTGTGCACTTGCCTGCTGGAACTTCACAACATCCGAGAAACTATACTTGTTATCTTGCCCCTGATATTTTGTCAGTGTGAAGATGTGTCGCACATAGCTACTAACGTGCACAAGATCGCTTCCCGTGTAGGACTGGCATCCGGAGTTAACAATGTCAAGAAGTGCACAAATGTCGCTCTTTGGGCAGACATTTTAGTGCAAGCCTCAGTTCCGCTCAGCGGTGTTGATCATTCTTCAACTGTTTCTGCATGTGTATGCTCGACCAAGGAACAGAATTTTTTGCACAGTAGGCACGGGTATGCACTGGACAAGAAGCAAATGCTGATGCACTTAGCTGCTCTTGGAAAATCTGTGTGGAACTTCCTAGACAAGCAGCACGCAGAACTTCTTGAAGAAGTGAAGCTCCATTTGCAAGCAACCTGCCAGTATCTTAGCCAGAGGTCTCAAGATGAGCTTTGCCTGTCTGTGGTTGCTACAGTTTTCCAGATGTTTCTTGATATCCCACAGCAACATTCAGTGCACAAAGCACTTCAAGAAGTTGCTGAACACCATATCAGCAAAAATACAATTTCAATCGTGACCAGGGCTTCAGCTAGAAAACATGCCGACATGCCTTTCTTGAAGGGCTTGCTGTGCAACCTGCAACCTCGAAAGGCACTTGCAACGTTGAAGAAGCTTCTTGGTCAGTGCAACAGCAACTTCAGATTGCTTAAAACTGTTGCTACTGTCGGTTTTGAAGTATGCAGTGACTCAGCCCAGAAATCTGCATTTCGAGCTCTCGTGAAAGGTGCCTACTGGTGCCAGAAGTTGGCTAAAGCTGACATTTCTTTTGCAGATGCAATGACAAACCAAAACCCTGCCATCTTAATGTCTGTTCTTGAGCAAATGGAAAAGTCTCTGTTGATTGATGTTGATGGCCTCATGAGTTACTGCACTTCCTTTAACATAAACATAGAGGTATCCCTTTCTCGAAGGCTTGAGTTCCTCCTGTGTACTCAAGCAGAAGACCCTTGTACTGAGGGCTGGAGCCTGCCACAAATACTAGCAGAGGCTTCTCATGTGCTTGAACAAATGCCCAAAGTGTCGGTGCAAAAGGTTCTCATGAAGACTCTAGCCAAGGTAAACCCATACCACTATGAAGTTTTGCGATTTGGCTATGACTACATAAGAGCCATTGAAGAAGGACCAGGCAGCGATGTTCAGAGGGAAATTGAAATACTGCACTTCCTTGAGTCCTATGAAAGGTACAGCCCTCCTTCAGAACAGGAAATGGACTTGTGGTGTGAAGAATATCCGGTGGCTGAGATTTCGTCTCTCATGCAATCAAGACTACCATTTCGCCATTTGCTTAAGTCATCATTGTGGCACTTCATCACCAATGAGTTGCACCCTGAAACTGCGGATGCATGGCTGAATGTTGCAGACACACTTAGGCTGAATAAGGATGACATCCGGTTCATTGCTGTGGATAATGCCATTCGTATATGGAGTGCACAAAAGCATAAGGGAAACATACTAGATGTAGCATTTCTTTCAAGTGTCAAGAGACTGATAGCGCAGATGAACAAGAAGGACAAGGCTGTTGCATGCCTGATGAATCTTCTAGAGAACTTGCCAAAAGGCCCAACAGCCACGAGTGTAGCTAAGGAGTGTGCTACATTGCCTGATGCATTTTTTGTATCTGGTGAGGCGAAATCTAAAGTGAGTGATGCAAAGATGAAATTTAGGAGGAAGTACATAAAGCAACGAAATGAACAACTACTCAAGCAGCACAGTTTGAACTCTTCTTCGTACTTGGCACTCTGTGGCAAAACAACAGACCTTGTAGCTGCATTGCTGGAGGACACAAGGTGGCACCTTGTTTTTTCTGATACATCAGTACTTTACAGCTGCATAAACCAGATTGCTGCGACTGATGATGTCGTCTCGGTAGACTTTTCCAGTCTCCTTGAGAAATCTGTAACACGGTGGCTAGGGTTCCAGGCCTCTGAATATACTGGTGATGAAAGTACCTTGGAACCTTATTTGCAGGCGAGTCATGTGGGCAGTGCAAAAAGATTTGCAGGTTTCATCACCATTGTTCATCTAATGCAGCATATTCCAGAGCAGATGAAGGAAGTGCTTTCTTGCATCGCATCAGTGAGTGATGGCTTTGTTGGGCTGAGACCACGTGTCCTCGCCACGATGTGCATGCTAGCTGGTTTCGGAATCTCGGATCCCACTCTTCTTAATATGCCGCAGAATAGCGGTGTATCCAACCTGGAGGAATTGAGAGCTTTGTCTTACAAAGCCAGATTACAACAGCTTGGCATACCACTCCCGTCTTCGGGTCTTGATGCAGATGGTGCCTCTGAAATTGTCAGTGCAGCCCTCCAGTTACATAACCACAACACTGTGGCACTAGAGTTGGTGGGCAACCTCTGCATTGAGTATCATGTGCAGGCAGCGCCAACTTGGGAAGCATTTCTGTCAGCTGCCATTAGTGCTGGTGCAACTGATGTCATTTGCCGTGTTTTGCCCATGCTGGGTGGCCATCCGCTGTTGTGGTCCAAACCAGCATTCATCTGTGCGTGGCAGTATATACTTCAGAGCGCACCAGCCTCACTGTTTGGTGCATCAAGTGGACTGCTGCAGTTGTTTCTTCGCTGCCCATCTGTCCAAAGTCTTCCACCCTTGCTTCACGAAGATGATGTTTACTGCGATCAAGAGGGCGTCTTGTTCTACTTTGTGTACATGTTGTTGAGAGAGTCGGGAAGTGTTCAGTATAGTGCAAGAAAATTGCTAAAGCAGTTTTCTTCAAGGTTACTGAAGTTGCTGATAGCTTGTAAAGATCAGGTGAACATTTTAAAACTTCCAAACACAAATCGAGTTTTTGGGGAGATGCtttaattgctttttttttgctaacaAAGGTATGACTTAACTGTGATGGAACTGTACCTCAACAAAACTGTGACTCTGGTGGAAGTTTTGTTGCCATTGACAACATGGTATTAAACAGAAGTTTGATTTTTCCATATTTGCAGTTGTATGTCATGCTTATTGTGTATGCAAGTAGCAAATAGATATATGCCAAACACTACATATATATTGTATCATTGGGGCTAGGGGCATTACTGAGGGTTTCACAGCGACAGCTGTGTGAATGACAATTCACAGAGTTAACAATGATAAGATGTTTGTCGGGCACAATGTACACATTTATATGACCTGCATCAATAACAAAAAAAGGCAGATAGCCATGGCGGTCACAGGATTCAAGACTCTCAGGCCAAAATGGCAACGTCATAACTGGACCATTCTGTGAAGGTAACTTAAGCAACAGTAGGATATTGTGTTTCATATAACGAACCTGACTGTAGTGCTTCACCAAATTCATCAAGGTCACACCCTGGAAACAAAGGTGTCAACATCAATTAAAATTAAAGATTCCCAGGCCTGGTTCCACATGTTGCCTGTGATTAGATGTCAAAAAAAGTTCAAATAGTGGTGCAATTTTTCTTCATCGCCTAGTTTGCCTTTACAAAAGGTGATGCTTGCCAATGCTGTGCCTCTAGAATGGTTACCACAAACCTGTTTTGAACTCTGCCTAGGAATCTGAATCATTGGCATACAGTTCTGAGAAACACTGACTTGGAGCTCTGTTAAAAACGGTGACTTGTGTGAGGTTGTGCGTTAAAATTTGCGTTTAAGTGAATATTTTGCACCATATTTTTGCAATGCAGTGCACATACTATATATGAAAGTGATTTAAATTAAGCTTGCACTTGCCAACACAATATTCTGTCCATGACTTTATGCAATGAAAGCATGAATAGGTGAACACAGTATTGCATACTACTGCTTTTGTATGGGAACACTTGACAGGCCTGTCGCACTTCTCAGGTGGCATTGCGATAATGTTGGGAacaaccagtggcgcaccgaagggggggggggggggattcgggggttgtaacccccccctgaggtcAACTTAACCCCCATttttttaaccccttttctttcctggcgtatttgagtactgcaactaagatgtaagacgcgcaatcgtctgcacactcacaaaaagcgcattttttgacaatttcccgtgaagaaattgaaattcgtgctgtttagatggtattggcaaactgtcaacccccccacccccactcccccctggcagagatcctgggtgcgctactgggaaCAACGCCCATTATGCTGTGTTATCGATTTCAAGGAATACAAAATCTGAGCCACTGCTAATGATTGCATGAAAGTGCAGTATTGAACACTTTCAGTGAacgtttcagtgaacactttcaaaaatttttacacattgtctgtggcagatagcacaattctagttcatgagctggtctaattgaagaggtggacattacttgcacaaaaatttgaaatgcataatcgactaattcacaaaaatttactaattacatttttaactaattatttatggcccatattgcaatttacaaattctagccatggagcagatcctcttggaacgaattctcaggatgacaccagttttgagatattaattcccaaactttgcggagaaatgcattggagttccagttacttttttgctttaatgcataaaacgaaGGTTTCTTTAAAAAGTAACTGagatgccaatgcatttcttcgcaaagttcgggaattaatatctcgaaactagtgtcatcctgagaatttgttccaagtggatccaccttgcgaactccacggccagAATTTGTGAATTACAATATCAGCTATAAGGTAATTAGATTTAAAATTAATTcatatttgttaattagttggttatggatttcaattttttgtgcaagtgatgtccgcctctacgagtagaccagctcatgaactagaatcgtgctgtctgccacaggcaaccttaaaaaatttttgaaagtgttcgctgaaacaccctgtatatgctcaTCTGAGATTTTCTGCGGCGAGAATCTTGGCAGAATTTTGTGCTTGAGAAGCTTTGTCGTGTGCACTGTGTGTCACAAAGATATGAGCTGTTGTGCCAAATATGTATTCCATGGCACATGGTAAGTTGTGTTATGAAAAGCTGCGATGCACAGCATCAAGCTACGATGAAACGCGATGAGTATCCATTCACTCTTCGTGCAGCAAGGCAGAACTGTGGCCCTTGAGCAATGATGCAACAAAGTGGTCAAGCTTATGGATGCAGGAAATTGGCTAGTGCTGGCACACTGACCAACTCAACTAGCTCTGGTATATGTTAACGATGGCTGCAGTTAGGAAGTCAGTCACAAAAATGCTTTCGGGGCAAATACAAAATTTCTGTCTGAGCATCTATAAATCACGCAACTGAGACCCGTATTCAAGAATGCAATTcaagttgaagcccatgcttgacttaagttaaatgacgcctggcgtgaacgtgcccggACGCTCATTGCATTTCCTCGGCACGTTCACGACAGGCATCATTTAAAtaaagtcaagcatgggcttcaacttaagtTCCATTCTTGAATACAGCGGTGAGTCTCTGTACCTTACGAGTTTTTATTCAGAATGGTTACTTAAAGCAAGAACACTGGCAGAATTGTTCTATTGTTTTGCCATGCGTGTGCTTACGAATTGTAGACTAACAGCATCAACTAAAGTTTTTATCTCCATTCCCCTCACTGCATGCTGTGACTGGCTGTCCACACCCGTCAGTTGATTGTTCTTGCTTATAATTTTAGCAACCTGTTTTGCAGGCACTGTGTGTTCTAGGAGTTCTTGATATGTGGCTTCACCAGCCTTCAGGAG
This genomic stretch from Dermacentor silvarum isolate Dsil-2018 chromosome 2, BIME_Dsil_1.4, whole genome shotgun sequence harbors:
- the LOC125943239 gene encoding kinetochore-associated protein 1-like; amino-acid sequence: MMWATICANFDGETTVFGQRNEEKAGSQLYEVRTQFTICADSPGVAVNPAVKGVVSQKHLAVAIDDVVNVFKHGSFLFSTRFDAAVDAVALCSDVLDGLLIVAERSANLHIFTVESAQSIVKLPVPSTENDDTAALFRSVDVKKNGDSYTVCVLTGHHVITATISNAVIAQLASADQPDLSPLHIRIVDVNQHPGRNDFMLSLVSMASACVLDDDLLVTGGQGAVCCIPMDANSSAYRILNDIAGEQVRKMVVVDSLCTLLTLTEGSRLVTICLKTFLIKEIWSEKTVADFVFCEEAASKTERGPELECRIAVLTAISETSTRRLEIYSFPDFSMLYALEVNETCHMMAFCDSLENFWIVEGFSDNEETLTELRVRTISEALPENHLMKLINKNKFAEAEEFAKLLNLSVEEVHWHHLLYILKNLSTTLTDASMDEEDELKLVHEVFNLVKMLPDALQAARCCIETPVASPTVASKLLLFLQGHVSSAEDCDIEERDSLSAQIMLLLNRATTFRFLCDSDFKSDWFAFSQADLIQEICVLFRDDHMPAGFFIWERHQDEFLGGLSCDVVENLLDAIPMTAELSSLLQWLKGSFLPLMFESLPESLECICQWIVDRVLRMEVSNKSLWPSGALGLVKVVLDHFQMTSAMADCLPLKTWLVVHGAPKRIRDKTSALSKLYRLSLDLQNLEVLWSKYKCCLTLQELQNTDKQEVAFAILDEAITKQQVTSLVQGFLIQFVETSGLDISNVLQSYVDQVLCYKGASLMHDELLEDKMVALAALIDHPHCWLVAVKKILSHAHVPWSESIEGLADHGSLLRGSAAREIDYERKRMQAKTILLSYDVNLFRSMTLSNTSTLVRCILLSEKQEALQDALTVAKNLGDMSEIDVFLLYLQMAYVKADIDRFAEVLQSVPQELFLEVAPRLSAFAELLLKRHNIYSKVKTAGLMECWQYLLSVLQQTSSASAFDYDTLHRQVRQGMVLRRDFGITVSAAELCCESDKHEVLKQGFQKVLLSEPAQGQDTCKNICRKALYLAGVLKLDSQSAIEVMLTLVLELKRDDMVDSLCTCLLELHNIRETILVILPLIFCQCEDVSHIATNVHKIASRVGLASGVNNVKKCTNVALWADILVQASVPLSGVDHSSTVSACVCSTKEQNFLHSRHGYALDKKQMLMHLAALGKSVWNFLDKQHAELLEEVKLHLQATCQYLSQRSQDELCLSVVATVFQMFLDIPQQHSVHKALQEVAEHHISKNTISIVTRASARKHADMPFLKGLLCNLQPRKALATLKKLLGQCNSNFRLLKTVATVGFEVCSDSAQKSAFRALVKGAYWCQKLAKADISFADAMTNQNPAILMSVLEQMEKSLLIDVDGLMSYCTSFNINIEVSLSRRLEFLLCTQAEDPCTEGWSLPQILAEASHVLEQMPKVSVQKVLMKTLAKVNPYHYEVLRFGYDYIRAIEEGPGSDVQREIEILHFLESYERYSPPSEQEMDLWCEEYPVAEISSLMQSRLPFRHLLKSSLWHFITNELHPETADAWLNVADTLRLNKDDIRFIAVDNAIRIWSAQKHKGNILDVAFLSSVKRLIAQMNKKDKAVACLMNLLENLPKGPTATSVAKECATLPDAFFVSGEAKSKVSDAKMKFRRKYIKQRNEQLLKQHSLNSSSYLALCGKTTDLVAALLEDTRWHLVFSDTSVLYSCINQIAATDDVVSVDFSSLLEKSVTRWLGFQASEYTGDESTLEPYLQASHVGSAKRFAGFITIVHLMQHIPEQMKEVLSCIASVSDGFVGLRPRVLATMCMLAGFGISDPTLLNMPQNSGVSNLEELRALSYKARLQQLGIPLPSSGLDADGASEIVSAALQLHNHNTVALELVGNLCIEYHVQAAPTWEAFLSAAISAGATDVICRVLPMLGGHPLLWSKPAFICAWQYILQSAPASLFGASSGLLQLFLRCPSVQSLPPLLHEDDVYCDQEGVLFYFVYMLLRESGSVQYSARKLLKQFSSRLLKLLIACKDQVNILKLPNTNRVFGEML